In one window of Alphaproteobacteria bacterium DNA:
- the pip gene encoding prolyl aminopeptidase: MLALDSTHVMYWEQCGNPNGVPVLYLHGGPGAGAGEDARQFFNPEFYRIIIFDQRGSGRSKPLGEVKDNTTPHLIADIETLRKMLDVEQWLVFGGSWGSTLALMYAESHPQPVLGLILRGIFLGRPPEIRWFLHGSGDFFNEAWKELVAAIPENERADLLTAYHKRIHSSDPAVMLPAVRAFSKYEGSCSKLLPDSALIQNFESDHIAIGLARMETHYFQNNLFMPDNFILNNIAKIRRIPGIIIQGRYDMVCPPVSAFDLKNAWPEAELQIIEGAGHSRSEQGIRHALLAATRRFEDILRPK; this comes from the coding sequence ATGTTAGCATTAGATTCGACCCATGTCATGTACTGGGAACAATGCGGCAATCCGAATGGGGTTCCGGTTTTATATCTGCATGGCGGCCCGGGCGCCGGCGCGGGCGAAGACGCGCGGCAGTTTTTCAATCCTGAATTTTACCGCATCATTATTTTCGATCAACGCGGATCCGGCCGGTCCAAGCCGCTGGGAGAAGTCAAGGATAACACCACCCCGCATCTGATTGCGGATATCGAAACCTTGCGCAAAATGCTGGATGTAGAGCAATGGCTGGTATTCGGGGGATCGTGGGGCAGCACGTTGGCGTTGATGTATGCCGAAAGTCATCCGCAACCGGTGCTGGGCTTGATATTGCGCGGCATATTTTTGGGCCGGCCGCCGGAAATAAGATGGTTCTTGCATGGCAGCGGCGATTTTTTCAACGAAGCCTGGAAAGAATTGGTTGCCGCGATTCCGGAAAATGAACGCGCCGATTTATTGACGGCTTATCACAAACGGATTCATTCATCCGATCCGGCGGTAATGTTGCCGGCGGTGCGCGCGTTCAGCAAATATGAAGGTTCGTGTTCCAAATTATTGCCGGATTCGGCTTTGATACAGAATTTTGAATCGGATCATATCGCCATCGGCCTTGCGCGGATGGAGACGCATTATTTTCAAAATAATTTATTCATGCCGGACAATTTCATTTTAAACAATATCGCAAAAATCCGCCGCATTCCCGGCATCATCATCCAAGGGCGCTACGATATGGTTTGTCCGCCGGTTTCCGCGTTCGATTTGAAAAATGCCTGGCCGGAGGCGGAATTGCAAATTATCGAAGGCGCCGGCCATTCGCGGTCGGAGCAGGGGATCCGGCACGCGCTTTTGGCCGCAACGCGGCGTTTTGAAGACATTTTACGCCCGAAATAG
- a CDS encoding acyloxyacyl hydrolase: MRFVRFAILAFVVLCVASAAYAAPMPRRENPDLVTFSAGEYDVFDDKKAAEFVLEYRVKSWNWNTMSPLVGIMATTDGAVYGFAGLGFDWFINKNWVVNPNFAAGAYHNGSGKDLGSAIEFRSGLELNYVMEDRARLGLAFNHISNASIGDENPGTESLLLTYSMPIGW, from the coding sequence ATGCGTTTTGTCCGTTTTGCCATTCTTGCCTTTGTTGTGCTTTGCGTCGCTTCTGCTGCTTATGCCGCTCCGATGCCGCGCCGGGAGAATCCTGATCTAGTAACCTTCAGCGCCGGCGAATATGATGTGTTCGACGATAAAAAAGCGGCTGAGTTCGTTTTAGAATATCGCGTCAAATCCTGGAACTGGAATACCATGTCGCCGCTGGTTGGAATTATGGCAACCACCGATGGCGCGGTGTATGGATTCGCCGGTTTGGGTTTCGATTGGTTTATCAATAAAAACTGGGTAGTCAATCCGAATTTCGCCGCTGGCGCTTATCATAACGGATCGGGCAAGGATTTGGGCAGCGCGATTGAATTCCGGTCCGGTCTTGAACTAAATTATGTCATGGAAGACCGCGCCCGTCTGGGTCTTGCATTCAATCATATTTCCAATGCCAGCATCGGCGACGAAAATCCGGGCACGGAATCGTTGCTGCTGACTTATTCCATGCCAATTGGCTGGTAA
- a CDS encoding thermonuclease family protein, translating into MQFSGKIFVSLAIILALMVGGNIYADTLSDEARLDPALIKGPVETVTEVLAGDLLKLQDGRTVKILGIDIPNSYAAQAKKYVGEFSGLDHSPSAQVQIFYGTAKQDRYGRILAYPFTMDGLSYAHAIVQQGHARALSAPDNRVIAAELMALDRDARGYGNGLWALPEFKVLTPEQVLDKKYWDQVQVVEGKVLYTAEVKKTIYLDFDIDWKKDFTAVIPPTARALFTAAKIKPKDLEGIRVRVRGFVENKNGPSITLTHPELLEILEPAPTAKPVKGKRTRQKKT; encoded by the coding sequence ATGCAATTCTCCGGAAAAATTTTTGTGTCGTTGGCGATTATACTGGCTCTTATGGTCGGCGGCAATATTTATGCGGACACATTATCGGATGAAGCGCGGCTTGATCCCGCCCTGATCAAAGGGCCGGTGGAAACCGTTACCGAAGTATTGGCCGGGGATTTGTTGAAACTGCAGGATGGCCGCACGGTCAAAATTCTCGGCATCGATATTCCAAATTCCTATGCCGCGCAGGCAAAAAAATATGTGGGGGAATTTTCCGGCCTCGATCATTCGCCATCCGCGCAAGTGCAAATATTTTATGGCACGGCGAAACAGGACCGGTATGGCCGCATCCTCGCCTACCCTTTTACCATGGACGGATTATCTTATGCCCATGCGATCGTGCAACAAGGGCATGCGCGTGCGCTTAGCGCGCCGGACAATCGTGTCATTGCGGCGGAATTGATGGCCCTTGATCGCGATGCGCGCGGATACGGCAACGGTCTTTGGGCGCTGCCGGAATTTAAGGTGCTGACGCCGGAACAAGTGCTCGACAAAAAATATTGGGATCAGGTGCAGGTTGTTGAAGGCAAGGTTCTATATACGGCGGAAGTTAAGAAAACTATTTACTTGGATTTCGACATAGACTGGAAAAAAGATTTCACTGCGGTAATTCCGCCGACTGCGCGCGCCTTATTTACCGCCGCGAAAATAAAACCCAAAGATTTGGAAGGAATCCGCGTGCGGGTGCGCGGATTCGTAGAAAATAAAAATGGGCCAAGCATTACGCTGACCCATCCGGAATTGCTGGAAATATTGGAACCAGCACCAACCGCCAAGCCCGTTAAAGGCAAACGGACAAGGCAAAAGAAAACCTGA
- a CDS encoding DMT family transporter encodes MSPPLSRQDFWNGCLLAVIAAICFGIQAPLAKSIYTHGMDIYSFMAVGRLVQCFGVGIVLHFLGHKLWTGISDYRPAAAISIIFLSFSWLHYSAIQYLDIAPVTMLVFLYPLILAALHIWLDKTQLTRAFLLSLLTAFAGLALVIQPDKIMQSDFNWMGATMAFCAGILIATYLFISGKILQSKDPLVFTVHLSFIPAIAFSVLSIVHGIALPPIGDATGWSLMVFSLCLSLLGQICFFVAIKKITALRVSLVLKLEPVAAVLGAIWILGEHIEFMQYLGIFLVVSAIFAVSQPVGKTEIQP; translated from the coding sequence ATGAGCCCCCCATTATCCCGCCAGGATTTCTGGAATGGCTGCTTGTTGGCCGTTATCGCGGCCATTTGTTTTGGCATTCAGGCCCCCCTGGCCAAATCCATTTATACCCACGGCATGGATATTTATTCTTTCATGGCTGTGGGCCGGCTGGTGCAATGTTTTGGGGTTGGCATCGTCCTGCATTTTCTGGGTCACAAATTATGGACCGGCATCTCGGATTACCGCCCGGCCGCCGCCATCAGCATTATTTTCCTAAGCTTTAGCTGGCTGCATTACAGTGCGATTCAGTATCTCGATATCGCCCCAGTGACCATGTTGGTCTTTTTATACCCGTTGATTCTGGCGGCTTTGCATATATGGCTGGATAAAACACAATTGACGCGCGCATTCCTGTTATCGCTGCTGACCGCTTTTGCAGGCCTGGCGCTGGTGATCCAGCCGGATAAAATTATGCAAAGCGATTTTAATTGGATGGGCGCCACGATGGCGTTTTGCGCCGGAATTTTAATCGCCACTTATCTTTTTATCAGCGGCAAGATTTTGCAATCCAAGGATCCGTTGGTATTCACCGTCCATCTCAGTTTTATTCCGGCAATTGCGTTTTCTGTTTTGTCGATTGTACATGGAATCGCGCTTCCGCCCATCGGCGACGCTACCGGATGGAGCTTAATGGTATTCAGCCTGTGCCTGTCCTTGCTTGGCCAAATTTGTTTTTTCGTCGCGATTAAAAAAATTACCGCGCTGCGTGTCAGCCTGGTTTTAAAACTGGAACCGGTTGCGGCAGTTTTAGGTGCGATATGGATTTTGGGCGAACACATCGAATTTATGCAGTACTTGGGCATATTCTTAGTGGTATCGGCCATCTTTGCCGTAAGCCAACCCGTCGGCAAAACCGAAATACAACCATAA
- a CDS encoding RNA polymerase factor sigma-32, which yields MGSNYHNKSKDADMQFIRQSMRISLLSKEEELKLAKAWQKKRDQASLHKLVSAYMRLVIAIAHKFRVYGLPVSDMIQEGNIGLMQAAMRFDIARNVRFSTYASWWIRAQIQDYILRNWSIVRTGTTAAHKSLFFNFNRLRAKIDGTASRGLTDHDRGRIAKELGVNQIDVHHMEQRLSGGDYSLSNVLNEDSESTAQDFLADTRPTPEQYVTTKYDHITRSHWLNEALNTLSERERFIITRRRLAEEGDTLEVLGEKMGVSKERVRQLETRAMQKLEVHLRKSVPSPQDLFEE from the coding sequence ATGGGTAGCAATTATCACAATAAATCCAAAGATGCCGACATGCAATTCATTCGCCAGTCGATGCGGATCAGTTTGCTGAGTAAGGAAGAAGAGTTGAAGCTGGCGAAAGCCTGGCAGAAAAAACGCGATCAAGCCAGTTTGCATAAATTGGTCAGCGCCTATATGCGTCTGGTGATCGCCATCGCGCACAAATTCCGCGTCTATGGTTTGCCGGTCAGCGACATGATTCAAGAAGGCAATATCGGCCTGATGCAGGCGGCGATGCGGTTCGATATTGCGCGCAACGTTCGTTTTTCGACTTATGCGTCGTGGTGGATTCGCGCGCAGATTCAGGATTATATTTTACGCAACTGGTCGATCGTCCGCACCGGAACGACGGCGGCGCACAAATCGCTGTTTTTCAATTTCAACCGGCTGCGCGCAAAAATCGACGGTACCGCCTCACGCGGGTTGACCGATCATGACCGTGGGCGGATTGCCAAGGAACTTGGCGTCAATCAAATCGACGTGCATCATATGGAACAGCGATTGTCCGGCGGCGATTATTCGTTATCGAATGTTTTGAACGAAGATTCAGAATCGACCGCCCAGGATTTTCTCGCCGATACGCGTCCGACGCCGGAACAATATGTGACCACCAAATACGATCACATCACCAGATCGCACTGGCTGAACGAGGCGCTGAATACTCTGTCGGAACGGGAGCGTTTTATTATAACCCGCCGCCGCTTGGCGGAAGAAGGCGATACATTGGAAGTCTTAGGCGAAAAAATGGGCGTCAGCAAAGAACGCGTGCGCCAGCTTGAAACCCGCGCGATGCAAAAACTGGAAGTTCATTTGCGCAAATCGGTTCCTTCGCCGCAAGACCTGTTTGAAGAATAA